The Bacillus carboniphilus genome segment TCTTTTTCGTTAATTCGGACTTAAATTTACAAACGCCGCAATTGCTAATCATACCCTCGAATGATGCCCATTTCCACTCTAATAGCCGCAAATGGTAATCATAGCCCCGGAATGATGCCCATTTCCACTCTCATAAGCCGCAAACGGTAATCATAGCCCCGGAATGATGCCCATTTCCACTCTCAAAAGCCGCAAACGGTAATCATTGCCACCAATGATCCCCTTACCCACTCGAAAAAGCCGCAAACGGTATTTCAGAGCCCTCGAATGATGCCCATTTCCACTCTCAGAAGCAGCAAACGGAAATCATAAACCTCCCAGAAATCCAACAATCAACCAACACTTTATTAACAAATTGCTAAAAGATAAAAAGTCTCCTCAAAAATGTTGTCCAAGCTGGCATATGTAGGAATTTACGTGAATATAGTAGCAATGGAATGATTTATAGGCATCCCAAAGAGATAAGACCTCAAGCAACGTTCACGGAAAAAACAAGGAGGCATAAGGTAATGGAAATATTAAAAGTTTCAGCTAAATCGAATCCAAATTCTGTAGCTGGTGCACTAGCAGGGGTACTGAGAGAAAGAGGAGCAGCAGAAATACAAGCGATTGGTGCAGGGGCCTTAAATCAGGCAGTAAAAGCTGTCGCGATTGCACGTGGATTCGTAGCTCCAAGTGGTGTTGATTTAATTTGTGTACCGGCCTTTACAGATATCCAAATTGATGGAGAAGAACGGACAGCAATTAAGTTAATTGTGGAACCACGTTAGAGTAGTTTGGATGGGAGAACCTGTTTGCATATTCTGGCAAGCAGGTTTTTTATACGTTTTTCCACGTTATCAACACAAAAATATCAAAATATTTATAATATTTAAATTTAATACCACTACAAACTAGTTAATTTTTTCATATAATGCTAAACTAATATCGATGAATATAGTAGAATGGCTATTTTGGGACTACATATTAAGGACCTTTCGAAGGGTTTAAAGGAGTGTCAAGTATGGTTCAACAATTATCGTGGAAAGTGGGAGGGCAACAAGGAGAAGGAATCGAGAGTACCGGTGAAATTTTTTCTGTAGCCTTAAATCGTCAAGGCTACTATTTGTACGGGTACAGACATTTTTCTTCCCGCATTAAAGGTGGGCATACCAACAATAAAATTCGAGTTAGTTCGGTCCCCGTTCGGGCAATCTCCGATGATTTAGACATCCTTGTGGCGTTCGACCAGGAAACCATTGATGTGAACTACCAAGAACTACATGAAAAGGGCGTTATCATTGCGGATAGTAAGTTTAATCCGACAGCTCCTGAGGATTGTAAAGCAACTCTTTATTCCGTTGCGTTTACTGAAATTGCATCAGATTTAGGGACGTCCCTTATGAAAAACATGGTGGCCGTAGGTGCATCTTGTGCCGTGTTAAATTTAGAGACTAAGATATTCCTGAATGTAGTAGATGAGATTTTTGGCAGAAAAGGAGAGCAGGTTGTAGCGAAAAACATGGAAGCGATTCAAAAAGGTTTCGATGTGATGCGTGAACAGCTTGGAGAGGCTGCTGAAACGATGAAATTAGATGCTGCAGATGGGAAGCAACGCATGTTTATGATTGGGAACGATGCGATTGCGTTAGGTGCTTTGGCAGGTGGAGTTCGCTTCATGGCTGCGTACCCGATTACTCCTGCATCTGAGATTATGGAATATTTAATTAAGAAGCTTCCGAAAGTAGGAGGAACAGTAATCCAGACAGAGGATGAAATCGCTGCCTGTACGATGGCGATTGGTTCGAACTATGGTGGTGTGCGTGCATTCACTGCTTCGGCCGGTCCAGGGCTATCACTAATGATGGAGTCAATTGGTCTATCTGGTATTACAGAAACACCTCTTGTCATTGTCGATACACAACGTGGAGGACCATCTACAGGTCTTCCTACGAAACAAGAGCAATCGGATATGATGGCGATGATCTATGGAACGCATGGAGATATTCCTAAAATCGTAATGGCTCCTAGTACGGTAGAAGAAGCCTTCTATGATGCAGCAGAAGCTTTTAATCTAGCAGAAGAATATCAATGTCCGGTAATTTTCCTATCAGACTTGCAGCTTTCACTAGGGAAGCAAACGGTAGAACCTCTTTCCTTAGAAAAAGTAGAGATTCGCCGAGGAAAACTCGTAGAGGAAGAATTGCCAGAATTACCGGCTAAAGAATACTTCAAGCGTTATGAAGTGACGGAGGATGGCGTATCACCACGGGTTGTGCCTGGAACGAAGAATGGAATATTCCATGTAACAGGTGTTGAGCATGATGAAACCGGAAAGCCTTCTGAAGCGGCACCTAACCGTCAAAAACAAATGGATAAACGAATGAAAAAGCTAGAAAATCTTCGTTTCAATACGCCAGTTTATACGGATGCTCCTCATGAAGAAGCAGATCTGTTAGTGATTGGAATCAATTCAACGCGTGGAGCGATTGAAGAGGCGAAAGGTCGACTAGAGAATGATGGAGTGAAGGTTAACCATGCGCATATACGCTTACTTCATCCATTCCCAGCTGATGAAGTGTACGATCTAGTAAATAGTGCAAAACAGGTAGCCGTAGTAGAGAATAACGCAACAGGGCAGCTAACAAGCATTATCAAAATGAATGTCGGTGGGGCTAAGAAGATTAAAAGTGTACTGAAATATGATGGGAATCCATTTTTACCACATGAAATTTATGATAAATGTAAGGAGTTGCTTGACTGATGGCTACATTTAAAGACTTTCGTAATAATGTAAAACCAAACTGGTGCCCAGGCTGTGGAGATTTCTCTGTTCAAGCCTCCATCCAAAGAGCAGCTGCAAATGTTGGTCTGGAACCAGATAATATGGCCCTTGTTTCAGGGATTGGTTGTTCTGGCCGTATCTCTGGATACGTATACACGTATGGTTTCCATGGTATTCACGGTCGCGCACTACCTATTGCACAAGGATTGAAAATGGCGAACCGTGAATTAACGGTTATTGCGTCTGGTGGAGATGGAGATGGTTTTGCGATTGGTATGGGGCATACCATTCATGCCATCAGAAGAAATATCGATATCACATATATCGTAATGGATAACCAAATCTATGGCTTAACAAAAGGGCAAACGTCACCACGTTCGGCTTCTGGATTTAAAACAAAATCTACTCCGGAGGGAGCAATCGAGCCGGCATTGTCTCCGATGGAAATGGCTTTAACAGCGGGTGGAACCTTTATCGCTCAAGGCTTCTCTACTGATCTGAAAGAGTTAACGGCTTTAATTGAAGCCGGTATCCAACACAAAGGATTCTCACTCATTAACGTCTTCAGTCCATGTGTAACCTATAATAAAATCAACACATACGACTGGTTTAAGCAAAACTTAACGAAGCTTTCAGATATTGAAGGATATAATCCATCAGATCGACAG includes the following:
- the spoVS gene encoding stage V sporulation protein SpoVS; translation: MEILKVSAKSNPNSVAGALAGVLRERGAAEIQAIGAGALNQAVKAVAIARGFVAPSGVDLICVPAFTDIQIDGEERTAIKLIVEPR
- a CDS encoding 2-oxoacid:acceptor oxidoreductase subunit alpha — protein: MVQQLSWKVGGQQGEGIESTGEIFSVALNRQGYYLYGYRHFSSRIKGGHTNNKIRVSSVPVRAISDDLDILVAFDQETIDVNYQELHEKGVIIADSKFNPTAPEDCKATLYSVAFTEIASDLGTSLMKNMVAVGASCAVLNLETKIFLNVVDEIFGRKGEQVVAKNMEAIQKGFDVMREQLGEAAETMKLDAADGKQRMFMIGNDAIALGALAGGVRFMAAYPITPASEIMEYLIKKLPKVGGTVIQTEDEIAACTMAIGSNYGGVRAFTASAGPGLSLMMESIGLSGITETPLVIVDTQRGGPSTGLPTKQEQSDMMAMIYGTHGDIPKIVMAPSTVEEAFYDAAEAFNLAEEYQCPVIFLSDLQLSLGKQTVEPLSLEKVEIRRGKLVEEELPELPAKEYFKRYEVTEDGVSPRVVPGTKNGIFHVTGVEHDETGKPSEAAPNRQKQMDKRMKKLENLRFNTPVYTDAPHEEADLLVIGINSTRGAIEEAKGRLENDGVKVNHAHIRLLHPFPADEVYDLVNSAKQVAVVENNATGQLTSIIKMNVGGAKKIKSVLKYDGNPFLPHEIYDKCKELLD
- a CDS encoding 2-oxoacid:ferredoxin oxidoreductase subunit beta, translating into MATFKDFRNNVKPNWCPGCGDFSVQASIQRAAANVGLEPDNMALVSGIGCSGRISGYVYTYGFHGIHGRALPIAQGLKMANRELTVIASGGDGDGFAIGMGHTIHAIRRNIDITYIVMDNQIYGLTKGQTSPRSASGFKTKSTPEGAIEPALSPMEMALTAGGTFIAQGFSTDLKELTALIEAGIQHKGFSLINVFSPCVTYNKINTYDWFKQNLTKLSDIEGYNPSDRQQAMQTLMKHDGLVTGIIYQNKEQKSYQELVPGYKETALVNEDLNLAPEMFEGLVKEFM